In Dyadobacter subterraneus, a single genomic region encodes these proteins:
- a CDS encoding efflux RND transporter periplasmic adaptor subunit gives MKNILLALAIFLYGCAPKQEAPTTPPPPTLPVVEITSGLATTYQEYPASVEGTVNVEIRPQVAGYLEKVFVDEGAYVKAGQPLFKINDQPFREQLNNAKASLSAANASVINTQLEIDKFTPLVANKVISDYQLKSAKAANSVALANVEQAKAMVGTAQINLGYATVKAPVNGFVGRFPKKKGSLVSPTDPEALTQLSDIQEVHVYFALGEDDFINFKKQYSGATLNDKLKKLEPISLLLADQTVYPIQGKIDMIDGQFDKNTGAITMRATFKNAQGLLRSGNTGKVRLSLQHDSAILVPQSATIEMQDKVFVYTVSSDNKVKKIPITIVGKSGKNYLVKDGVKAGDRIVFSGLDILQEGTAITPEKAKPALAQN, from the coding sequence ATGAAAAATATTCTTTTAGCACTTGCTATTTTCCTTTACGGATGTGCACCAAAACAGGAGGCTCCAACAACACCTCCCCCACCAACCTTACCCGTTGTTGAAATTACATCAGGACTTGCCACAACATATCAGGAATATCCAGCTTCGGTTGAAGGAACTGTAAATGTGGAAATCCGCCCGCAGGTAGCCGGATACCTTGAAAAAGTTTTTGTTGACGAAGGCGCTTATGTAAAAGCAGGTCAGCCACTTTTCAAAATCAACGACCAGCCTTTCCGCGAGCAGCTTAACAATGCAAAGGCAAGTTTGAGCGCTGCAAATGCATCGGTAATCAATACGCAGCTTGAAATAGACAAATTCACACCGCTGGTAGCAAATAAAGTAATTTCTGATTATCAGCTTAAATCTGCGAAAGCAGCTAATAGTGTGGCACTTGCCAATGTTGAACAGGCAAAAGCAATGGTAGGAACGGCTCAGATCAATCTTGGATATGCCACAGTAAAAGCGCCGGTTAACGGATTTGTTGGAAGATTTCCAAAGAAAAAAGGAAGTCTGGTCTCACCCACTGATCCGGAAGCATTGACTCAACTTTCAGATATTCAGGAAGTTCATGTTTACTTCGCACTTGGAGAAGATGATTTCATCAATTTCAAAAAACAATACAGCGGAGCAACTTTGAATGACAAATTGAAAAAACTGGAACCGATTTCACTTCTTCTGGCTGATCAGACCGTTTATCCGATACAAGGAAAAATTGATATGATCGATGGACAGTTTGATAAAAACACCGGTGCGATCACAATGCGTGCGACTTTTAAAAATGCGCAAGGTCTGTTGCGTTCCGGAAATACTGGAAAAGTAAGATTGAGCCTCCAACATGATTCTGCAATTCTGGTACCTCAGTCGGCAACAATTGAAATGCAGGACAAAGTGTTCGTATATACTGTATCGTCAGACAATAAAGTGAAGAAAATTCCGATCACCATTGTTGGGAAAAGCGGCAAGAATTATCTGGTAAAAGATGGTGTCAAAGCGGGTGACAGAATTGTTTTCTCAGGCCTTGACATTTTACAGGAAGGTACTGCGATTACGCCTGAAAAAGCAAAACCGGCTCTTGCCCAAAATTAA
- a CDS encoding peroxiredoxin: MKNETLTTGNLVPAFVLKDQDGNTFSSADYLGKKKMVIYFYPKDESAICTKEACAFRDSYADYQDAGAIVVGINSGSIESHKKFQTHHRLPFTLLSDPDNQVLKSFGIKNVLFLTGRESFVVDLNGEIAFKFRGFLNGNEHSEKVLEFLNSTNF; this comes from the coding sequence ATGAAAAACGAAACCCTTACAACAGGAAATTTGGTACCTGCTTTTGTTCTTAAAGACCAGGATGGAAATACTTTTTCGAGTGCCGATTATTTAGGTAAGAAAAAGATGGTTATTTACTTTTATCCAAAAGATGAAAGTGCAATCTGTACAAAAGAAGCTTGTGCTTTCCGCGACAGTTATGCCGATTATCAGGATGCAGGTGCCATAGTTGTCGGAATAAATTCCGGGTCAATTGAAAGTCACAAGAAATTCCAAACACATCACCGTTTGCCATTTACATTACTAAGTGATCCGGATAATCAAGTGCTTAAATCTTTTGGTATTAAAAATGTGCTTTTCCTCACCGGGCGGGAAAGCTTCGTAGTAGATTTAAATGGAGAAATCGCTTTTAAATTCCGTGGGTTTTTGAACGGAAATGAGCATTCCGAGAAAGTTTTGGAATTTTTAAATTCAACGAATTTTTAA
- a CDS encoding GAF domain-containing protein — MYLAKSYTDQSSIQRKSFEIKNNDFRPAAMEPALSFRPFVAHLKNMLKDQPSVKSEFYRYVISKFENETKGSAVMIRDSASYKELMELVYMILTPLATNEKEHFWALSTPIPDKIFFSTDGFYNFLTQQTSSGPDVTISPVELYKNQQTQYLYRLILDRLYKIPTHAKNEVLYQYTDAATNLPKFYSIYTDTRFIDIQPKGKLPNLDYKALEPYLLEGADTTQLEVLLPLKNFRFEGFSVITMIDVTASQATQVIRDVLVNHEYHACKNESVIQALKTLAGNDKIDFGLIPSFQINGKFVVAKAECSQSMVVEAAKKYGMSQEAFEMMVNEYFANPETVVLNDLSNSAQSEHPIFKLLLAEGISSYALVPVFYNKKMAGILEVFSKDDVLLDDAIFSRLQTALPLVAQLLKYSTEEFDAKIETIIRDKFTPLQPSVQWKFNQAAWHYLENSIGKKEIADIETVTFEKVHPLYGAIDIRNSTFERNRAVKEDIKNQLALLLETLTSVKKVIKTETGEIFVCACDKWSSEINEYMSSADEIALNRFLAAEVNPFLNRVAEEYPIVKDIVDFYFAALDEASGLAFENRRKLESSLQLINTSVAAYIDNAQKSLKSAYPFYFEKFRTDGIEYDMYIGQSMAPEKQFDEIYLKNLRLWQLTSMAEIARLTEKLLPQMEKPLRTTQMIFIHSNPININFRNDERRFDVEGAYNIRYEIIKKRIDKALVSESRERLTQPGKIALVYFNDHEADEYVEYISDLQQMGLLDDNLEYLELEELQGVIGLKALRIGVKHLQN; from the coding sequence ATGTATCTGGCTAAATCTTATACCGACCAATCTTCCATACAGCGGAAATCCTTTGAAATCAAAAATAATGATTTCAGGCCTGCTGCAATGGAACCTGCTTTATCTTTCCGGCCGTTTGTGGCGCATTTGAAAAATATGCTGAAAGATCAGCCTTCCGTAAAATCTGAATTTTACCGGTATGTAATCAGCAAATTTGAAAATGAGACAAAAGGATCTGCTGTTATGATCCGGGATTCAGCAAGCTATAAGGAGCTGATGGAATTGGTCTACATGATTCTGACGCCTTTGGCTACGAATGAAAAAGAGCATTTCTGGGCATTGAGCACACCAATTCCTGATAAGATATTTTTCAGCACAGACGGATTTTACAATTTTCTGACCCAGCAAACTTCATCCGGCCCTGATGTCACAATCAGCCCGGTAGAACTATATAAAAACCAGCAGACGCAGTATTTGTACAGACTTATTCTTGATCGTCTTTACAAAATACCGACGCATGCTAAAAATGAGGTTTTGTATCAATACACAGATGCAGCAACAAATCTGCCCAAATTCTATTCGATTTATACTGATACCCGTTTCATCGATATTCAGCCAAAAGGAAAATTGCCAAATCTTGATTACAAAGCCTTGGAACCTTACCTTTTGGAAGGAGCCGATACTACGCAGCTTGAAGTGTTATTACCATTGAAAAACTTCCGGTTTGAAGGTTTTTCGGTAATCACAATGATAGACGTAACCGCTTCCCAGGCCACGCAAGTGATCAGAGATGTTTTGGTTAATCATGAATATCATGCGTGTAAAAATGAATCAGTCATCCAGGCACTAAAAACACTGGCTGGAAATGACAAGATTGATTTTGGACTGATACCTTCTTTTCAAATTAACGGAAAGTTTGTTGTCGCTAAAGCGGAATGTTCACAAAGCATGGTTGTAGAGGCTGCCAAAAAATATGGCATGTCGCAGGAAGCTTTTGAAATGATGGTTAACGAATATTTTGCTAACCCGGAAACGGTCGTTTTAAACGATTTGTCAAATAGCGCACAATCCGAACATCCTATTTTTAAATTACTTCTTGCAGAAGGAATATCTTCTTATGCGCTCGTTCCTGTTTTTTATAACAAAAAGATGGCGGGTATTCTGGAAGTATTTTCAAAAGATGACGTTTTACTTGACGATGCGATTTTTTCAAGACTTCAAACCGCACTTCCGCTTGTTGCCCAATTATTGAAATATAGTACGGAGGAATTTGATGCGAAAATTGAAACAATTATCCGCGACAAGTTTACGCCACTTCAACCCTCGGTACAATGGAAATTTAACCAAGCGGCATGGCATTATCTTGAAAACAGCATTGGCAAAAAAGAAATAGCTGATATAGAAACAGTTACATTTGAAAAAGTTCATCCCTTGTATGGAGCAATTGATATAAGAAATTCAACTTTTGAACGTAACCGGGCTGTTAAAGAAGACATCAAAAATCAGCTTGCCTTACTTTTAGAAACCTTAACATCGGTTAAAAAAGTTATAAAAACAGAAACTGGCGAGATATTTGTTTGTGCCTGCGATAAATGGTCTTCGGAAATTAACGAATACATGTCGTCCGCGGATGAAATTGCATTAAACCGTTTTTTGGCTGCCGAAGTTAATCCGTTTTTGAACCGTGTAGCAGAAGAATATCCGATCGTAAAAGATATCGTTGATTTCTATTTTGCAGCGCTGGACGAAGCATCAGGACTTGCTTTTGAAAACCGAAGAAAACTGGAAAGTTCTCTTCAGCTGATCAACACGTCAGTGGCAGCTTACATAGATAATGCTCAGAAATCCTTAAAATCGGCTTATCCGTTTTATTTTGAAAAATTCAGAACGGATGGTATTGAATATGATATGTATATCGGGCAATCGATGGCGCCGGAAAAACAGTTTGACGAGATTTATCTGAAAAACCTGCGTTTGTGGCAATTAACTTCCATGGCTGAAATCGCAAGGTTAACTGAAAAGCTTTTGCCGCAAATGGAAAAGCCGCTCAGAACCACGCAGATGATATTTATTCATTCCAACCCGATCAATATCAATTTCAGAAATGATGAAAGAAGATTTGATGTGGAAGGAGCCTATAATATTCGATACGAAATCATCAAAAAACGGATTGACAAAGCACTTGTAAGTGAAAGCCGCGAACGACTGACACAACCTGGAAAAATCGCACTGGTTTATTTCAACGACCATGAAGCTGACGAATATGTTGAATACATCAGCGATTTACAGCAAATGGGATTGCTTGACGATAATCTTGAATATCTTGAACTCGAAGAATTGCAAGGTGTTATTGGTCTGAAAGCTTTGAGGATCGGTGTAAAACATTTGCAAAATTAA
- a CDS encoding lipid A deacylase LpxR family protein: MKKILNLLFFSLLLTLKNTSSANAQSPEPTRIFRFYEDNDFLNIRGDGTDRAYTNGVRLDIFYQRKSPSKLPIDYLMPKAGKNSVDTYGWSVMQIMITPNNLTIPEYQSNDYPYSGALFITHSLFSSNQEKKYNFQTELIAGMRGPASFAKQTQEWIHHVINDEKPMGWQNQCNSKALINLNFAAEKQLAGIKKFAEIIGGAQISAGTMTNSLTIYPLIRIGKINPYFNGFISQFSTTTTGDTKKKMQFYFFIKPKLTLLASNAIMHGGIQRKTELERETEPAFTSNINHYLAEMDFGAVINKGNFSISYTQKPSTAYNKGLYSHNVGNISLYFCW, encoded by the coding sequence ATGAAAAAAATTCTAAATCTTCTGTTTTTTTCATTGCTTCTTACCCTGAAGAATACTTCGTCTGCAAACGCTCAGTCGCCGGAACCAACAAGAATATTCAGGTTTTATGAAGACAATGATTTTCTAAATATTCGCGGTGACGGGACCGACAGGGCTTACACTAACGGAGTCAGACTGGATATTTTTTATCAAAGAAAAAGTCCTTCCAAATTGCCAATTGATTACCTGATGCCCAAAGCCGGTAAAAACAGTGTTGATACTTACGGCTGGTCGGTAATGCAAATCATGATCACACCAAATAATCTAACCATTCCTGAATATCAGTCAAACGATTATCCATACTCGGGAGCGCTTTTCATAACGCACTCGCTGTTTTCTTCCAACCAAGAGAAAAAATATAATTTTCAGACCGAACTGATTGCCGGAATGCGTGGCCCTGCTTCATTTGCCAAACAAACACAGGAATGGATCCATCATGTTATAAACGACGAAAAACCCATGGGGTGGCAAAATCAGTGTAATTCAAAAGCTTTAATAAATCTGAATTTTGCAGCCGAAAAGCAATTGGCAGGAATTAAAAAGTTTGCAGAAATTATCGGAGGCGCCCAAATATCAGCGGGTACCATGACCAATTCCCTTACAATATATCCCTTAATTCGTATTGGAAAAATAAATCCTTATTTTAATGGCTTTATCAGCCAGTTCAGTACAACCACAACCGGCGATACTAAAAAGAAAATGCAGTTTTACTTCTTTATAAAACCAAAACTGACCTTGCTGGCAAGCAACGCCATTATGCACGGCGGTATTCAAAGAAAAACCGAATTGGAACGAGAAACGGAGCCAGCTTTCACTTCCAATATAAATCATTACCTGGCCGAAATGGATTTTGGCGCCGTAATAAACAAAGGTAATTTCAGCATTTCCTACACACAAAAACCTAGTACGGCTTATAACAAAGGACTATATAGCCACAACGTTGGCAATATTTCGCTCTACTTTTGCTGGTAA
- a CDS encoding NADPH-dependent F420 reductase yields the protein MTIGIIGAGRIAKAFARQIIKSGYQVAISNSRGPQSMQGLINDLGSGIQAVTTQEAAQAKIVLLAVQWAHLPQALANLPPWDGRIVIDATNPSLAFEPFANAADLGEKTSSELVAELVPGARLVKAFNTIYYKLLENHRQEEHGKRVIFMSGDDRYAKKQCSEIVKRIGFAPVDLGNLVNGGRMQQLGGPLAHLHLLHMQPSF from the coding sequence ATGACAATCGGAATCATTGGAGCTGGCAGAATCGCGAAAGCTTTTGCCAGACAAATTATCAAATCCGGCTATCAGGTAGCGATCAGTAACAGCCGCGGACCACAATCCATGCAAGGGCTGATTAACGATCTTGGATCCGGCATTCAGGCCGTTACGACGCAGGAAGCTGCACAGGCTAAAATTGTTTTGCTCGCAGTACAATGGGCTCACTTGCCACAGGCACTTGCAAATCTGCCGCCTTGGGACGGGCGAATCGTCATTGATGCTACCAACCCATCCCTGGCTTTTGAACCTTTTGCTAATGCGGCGGACCTTGGCGAAAAAACGTCCAGTGAATTGGTGGCAGAACTGGTTCCGGGTGCCCGACTCGTCAAAGCATTTAATACAATTTATTACAAGCTGCTTGAAAACCACCGACAGGAAGAACACGGAAAGCGGGTGATCTTCATGTCGGGTGATGACCGGTATGCCAAAAAACAATGTTCGGAAATTGTTAAAAGAATAGGTTTCGCGCCAGTCGATTTAGGAAACCTGGTCAACGGAGGCAGAATGCAGCAACTTGGCGGACCGCTCGCTCACTTACATTTGCTGCATATGCAACCGTCTTTTTAA
- a CDS encoding SDR family oxidoreductase — MDLNGKRIVLLGGTSGLGFATAQAAAKEGAKVVVASSRGSSVDNALLQLPSDAEGYMLDLSSEKAIISFFNSIGEFDHLVYTAGEAIQLINLDDLEIDNARNYFNLRYWGAVMAVKYGSKFIKPGGSIVLTGGIASLRPGAGWSLGASICGAMEGLTRAFAVELSPIRVNAVSPGVVKTNLWTSIPEDDRESMYENIGNSLLVKRVGESDDLAKAYLFLMKEEFISGQVIVVDGGAVLV; from the coding sequence ATGGACTTAAATGGAAAACGGATCGTGCTGCTGGGAGGCACTTCCGGATTGGGTTTCGCTACGGCACAGGCCGCTGCAAAAGAAGGAGCAAAAGTTGTTGTCGCATCCAGCAGAGGATCCAGTGTTGACAATGCATTGTTGCAATTGCCATCAGATGCAGAAGGTTATATGCTGGATCTTTCAAGCGAAAAAGCGATTATTTCATTTTTTAACAGCATTGGAGAATTCGATCACCTCGTTTACACCGCGGGGGAAGCGATACAGCTGATAAATCTGGATGATTTGGAAATTGACAATGCACGAAATTATTTCAATCTGAGATATTGGGGCGCTGTTATGGCTGTAAAATATGGAAGCAAATTCATTAAACCAGGTGGTTCCATTGTTCTTACAGGGGGCATTGCCAGTTTACGTCCCGGCGCAGGCTGGTCATTGGGCGCCAGTATTTGTGGTGCAATGGAAGGACTTACCAGGGCCTTTGCCGTCGAGCTTTCTCCTATACGGGTTAATGCAGTTTCACCGGGGGTAGTCAAAACAAATTTATGGACAAGCATACCGGAAGACGACCGTGAGTCGATGTATGAAAATATTGGAAACTCATTGCTTGTTAAACGGGTTGGCGAGAGTGATGACCTTGCAAAGGCTTACCTTTTTCTGATGAAAGAAGAATTTATATCAGGACAGGTAATTGTTGTTGACGGAGGCGCCGTTCTGGTTTAA
- a CDS encoding YceI family protein — MATTKWIADPETSEVLFNASHLLLDNVTGYFRKIKLEVATEDDDFTRFYGIVFTADINSLDTADQQRDEFLKSNIFFDEEQFGQLKFVGKKYENQQDEDKLCGSLTIRNVTKPISLQIEFSGKIVEPDGNTKVGFSAQGKISRKDYDLTCHSISELRILAIGDEIRFNAEIQLIKIL; from the coding sequence ATGGCCACAACTAAATGGATTGCCGACCCCGAAACAAGCGAGGTACTTTTCAATGCTTCCCATTTGCTTCTTGATAATGTTACAGGATATTTCAGAAAGATAAAACTGGAAGTAGCAACCGAGGATGACGATTTTACGAGATTTTATGGAATCGTTTTCACCGCTGATATCAATTCACTGGACACAGCAGATCAACAGAGAGATGAATTCTTGAAATCAAATATTTTCTTTGACGAAGAGCAATTCGGACAACTCAAATTTGTTGGTAAAAAATATGAAAACCAACAGGACGAAGATAAACTCTGTGGCAGCCTAACGATCAGAAATGTTACCAAACCCATTTCACTTCAAATAGAATTTAGCGGCAAAATTGTCGAACCTGACGGAAATACAAAAGTCGGTTTTTCTGCTCAGGGCAAAATAAGCAGGAAAGACTACGATTTAACTTGTCACTCGATTTCTGAATTAAGAATTTTGGCCATTGGAGATGAAATAAGGTTCAATGCAGAAATTCAGCTGATTAAAATTCTTTAA
- a CDS encoding sterol desaturase family protein: protein MARNYISNSKDSVRMFKSNFLESLSKVHFSVPLFIFIPVIIYFTYQALVVQKMPLVPFLSYYMLGLFIWSLTEYVMHRFIFHLEPIPGVKWMERIHFIFHGVHHDYPSDAQRLVLPPSVSIPLSTGFYFLFSLFLDQAQLAAFFSAFITGYLCYDMMHYAFHHANFKNKYWKKLKDHHMLHHYADAHKGYGVSSVFWDKIFLSDFARKKEKVRADNKQFAD, encoded by the coding sequence ATGGCCCGAAACTACATTTCAAATTCGAAAGATTCTGTCAGGATGTTCAAAAGCAATTTTCTGGAATCACTTTCCAAAGTGCACTTTTCTGTGCCGCTTTTTATTTTCATTCCTGTTATAATTTACTTCACTTATCAGGCACTTGTGGTGCAAAAAATGCCTCTGGTTCCATTTCTGAGCTATTATATGCTTGGATTATTTATCTGGTCGCTTACAGAATACGTCATGCATCGCTTTATTTTCCATCTTGAACCGATACCCGGTGTAAAGTGGATGGAGCGAATTCATTTTATATTTCACGGTGTTCATCACGACTATCCAAGCGATGCGCAGCGGCTGGTGCTTCCGCCTTCGGTAAGTATTCCGCTTTCAACAGGGTTTTATTTTTTGTTCTCCCTGTTTCTTGATCAGGCTCAGCTGGCTGCTTTTTTCTCCGCTTTTATCACCGGCTATCTTTGTTATGACATGATGCATTATGCTTTTCACCATGCCAATTTTAAAAACAAATACTGGAAAAAATTAAAAGATCACCACATGCTGCATCATTATGCAGATGCACACAAAGGATACGGCGTCAGTTCCGTTTTCTGGGATAAAATTTTCCTTTCCGACTTTGCCAGAAAAAAAGAAAAGGTGCGCGCGGATAACAAGCAATTTGCTGATTAG